A genomic window from Sulfurospirillum multivorans DSM 12446 includes:
- the argH gene encoding argininosuccinate lyase, giving the protein MSKLWSGRFAASGATLLDQFNASLPFDKKLYAEDIKGSIAHATMLAKQGILTQDEADQIAKGLLQIKQEIEEEKFVFDIAHEDIHMSVETRLIDLIGEAGKRLHTARSRNDQVAVDFKQYVQKHTLITVRALEEVIDVLMSIAKEHTNTLLPGMTHLQHAQPINLAFHLLAYVSMFKRDIERLESSYHRNNVLPLGCAALAGTPHNIDREYVAKLLGFDSVSVNCLDTVSDRDFALEILFNISTIMMHISRFAEELILWSSYEFKFITLSDEYSTGSSIMPQKKNPDVPELLRGKTGRVNGNLISLLTVLKGLPLAYNKDMQEDKEGVFDSVETVFMSLNILKEAVRTMTINVGRMKQACEVGHLSATDLADYLVQKCNIPFREAHFITGRAVAHAEGLGIDLSVMSVPELQKVDARIGEDVSEYLSLVHSMNARTSQGGTAVSSTCKQIEIFETWIQSRH; this is encoded by the coding sequence ATGTCAAAACTATGGTCAGGCAGATTTGCCGCAAGCGGAGCCACTTTGCTCGATCAATTTAACGCCTCATTACCATTCGATAAAAAACTTTATGCAGAAGATATTAAAGGCTCCATTGCGCACGCTACGATGCTTGCAAAACAGGGCATTTTAACACAGGATGAAGCCGATCAAATTGCCAAAGGGCTTTTGCAAATTAAACAAGAGATTGAAGAAGAAAAATTTGTTTTTGATATTGCGCATGAAGATATTCACATGTCTGTGGAGACAAGACTCATTGATCTCATCGGTGAAGCGGGAAAACGCCTGCACACAGCGCGAAGTCGCAACGATCAAGTTGCGGTTGATTTTAAACAGTATGTGCAAAAACACACCCTTATCACTGTACGTGCTTTAGAAGAGGTCATTGATGTTTTGATGAGCATTGCTAAAGAGCATACCAATACATTGCTTCCTGGAATGACGCATCTGCAACACGCCCAACCGATCAACCTTGCTTTTCATCTTCTCGCCTACGTTTCGATGTTTAAACGCGACATTGAGCGTCTTGAGAGCTCCTACCATCGCAACAATGTTTTACCCCTTGGATGTGCCGCACTTGCGGGCACGCCACATAACATTGATCGAGAGTACGTAGCCAAACTTCTTGGGTTTGACAGTGTCAGCGTAAATTGCCTTGACACGGTCAGCGATCGTGACTTTGCATTAGAAATTCTTTTTAATATTTCGACCATTATGATGCACATTTCACGTTTTGCGGAAGAGCTCATTTTATGGTCAAGTTATGAGTTTAAATTTATCACGCTCAGTGATGAGTACTCCACCGGTAGCTCCATCATGCCACAAAAGAAAAACCCTGATGTGCCTGAACTTTTACGCGGTAAAACAGGGCGCGTGAATGGCAATCTCATTTCACTCTTAACCGTACTCAAAGGGCTTCCTTTAGCGTACAACAAAGATATGCAAGAGGATAAAGAGGGTGTGTTTGATAGCGTGGAAACCGTGTTCATGTCACTCAATATTCTCAAAGAAGCGGTACGTACGATGACCATCAATGTAGGACGAATGAAGCAAGCGTGCGAAGTAGGGCATCTCAGTGCTACCGATTTGGCGGACTATTTGGTTCAAAAGTGCAATATTCCTTTCCGCGAAGCCCATTTTATCACAGGGCGCGCCGTGGCGCATGCGGAAGGATTGGGTATTGATCTCAGTGTCATGAGTGTGCCTGAGCTTCAAAAAGTCGATGCGCGCATTGGTGAAGATGTGAGTGAATACCTCAGTCTTGTGCATTCGATGAACGCTCGAACCTCCCAAGGAGGAACGGCAGTCTCTTCTACATGTAAACAGATTGAAATTTTTGAAACATGGATACAATCGCGTCATTAA
- a CDS encoding histidine triad nucleotide-binding protein: MTIFSKIVSGEIPCNKVLENEDFLAFHDINPKAPVHILIIPKIEYTCFQEVDPKIMVGLTEFTQKVAKLLGLDERGYRLITNNGSDGGQEVLHLHFHLLGGAKLSWSHLSDSDTHNFL; this comes from the coding sequence ATGACAATCTTTAGTAAAATTGTGAGTGGCGAAATTCCATGCAATAAAGTACTTGAAAATGAGGACTTTTTAGCGTTTCATGATATTAACCCCAAAGCACCGGTGCATATCCTGATTATCCCTAAAATTGAGTACACCTGTTTTCAAGAAGTTGATCCAAAAATTATGGTAGGACTCACAGAATTTACCCAAAAAGTGGCAAAGCTTTTAGGATTGGATGAGCGTGGGTATCGTTTGATTACCAATAACGGCAGTGACGGTGGGCAAGAGGTGTTGCATCTGCATTTTCACCTTTTAGGTGGGGCAAAACTTTCATGGAGTCACTTAAGCGACAGCGACACCCACAATTTTCTATGA
- the pheS gene encoding phenylalanine--tRNA ligase subunit alpha translates to MKDIENAIASCTSLVELEKLRVSLFGKKGHFAAQFEKLKKLEGDAKKEFAQNLNITKENFLELLNQKKSALDAVMIEAQMRKSSVDVTLFNQESSAGALHPVMDTMDKIIEYFVSMNFSIEEGPLVEDDFHNFEALNLPKYHPARDMQDTFYFKDSMLLRTHTSPVQIRTMLKQSAPIRMICPGAVFRRDFDITHTPMFHQVEGLVVDKTGKVSFANLKFILEDFLKYMFGDVKVRFRPSFFPFTEPSAEADISCIFCKGEGCRVCSHTGWLEVLGCGVVDSNVFKAVGYKDVSGYAFGLGVERFAMLLHQIPDLRSLFEGDLRLLEQFR, encoded by the coding sequence TTGAAAGATATAGAAAATGCGATTGCTTCATGCACTTCGCTTGTTGAATTAGAAAAATTAAGAGTCTCACTCTTTGGTAAAAAAGGGCATTTCGCAGCGCAATTTGAAAAGCTGAAAAAGCTTGAAGGCGATGCTAAAAAAGAGTTTGCTCAAAATCTTAATATCACCAAAGAGAATTTTTTAGAGCTGCTCAATCAAAAAAAGAGTGCATTGGATGCGGTGATGATTGAAGCGCAAATGCGCAAAAGCAGTGTGGATGTCACCCTTTTCAATCAAGAAAGTAGTGCAGGTGCACTTCATCCTGTGATGGATACGATGGATAAAATTATTGAATATTTTGTGAGTATGAACTTTTCCATCGAAGAAGGTCCTTTGGTTGAAGATGACTTCCATAACTTTGAAGCACTGAATCTTCCCAAATACCACCCCGCACGCGATATGCAAGATACCTTTTATTTTAAAGATTCGATGTTGCTTCGTACCCACACGTCACCGGTTCAAATCAGGACAATGCTCAAGCAGAGCGCTCCGATTCGTATGATCTGCCCAGGTGCGGTCTTTAGACGTGATTTTGATATTACCCACACCCCGATGTTTCACCAAGTTGAAGGTTTGGTTGTTGATAAGACAGGAAAAGTCTCCTTTGCCAATCTAAAATTTATTCTCGAAGACTTTTTAAAGTACATGTTTGGCGATGTCAAAGTGCGTTTTCGTCCAAGTTTCTTCCCGTTTACGGAGCCAAGTGCGGAGGCGGATATTAGCTGTATTTTCTGTAAAGGCGAAGGGTGTCGTGTCTGTTCGCACACGGGCTGGCTCGAAGTGCTAGGATGTGGCGTAGTGGATTCGAATGTCTTTAAAGCGGTTGGCTACAAAGATGTGAGTGGCTATGCGTTTGGACTCGGCGTTGAGCGCTTTGCGATGCTGTTGCATCAGATTCCAGATTTGCGGTCTTTGTTTGAGGGTGATTTGAGATTATTGGAGCAATTTAGATGA
- the pheT gene encoding phenylalanine--tRNA ligase subunit beta: protein MIVTKQWLNEWIDLSAIDTDKISVALNAIGLEVDGLTKIRMPENVVVGHVISCEKHPNADKLNVCQVDVGESIQQIVCGAKNVAAGQMVAVALIGAMLPGDLKIKKAKLRDVESCGMICSSTELGLPKINDGIMILDESIGKLELGKPLCEYPLINDDVIEIGLTPNRGDCQSVYGVARDLSVYFDLEVKTLGHKEEEENQPGVGRVLHLHGSEALSGSYMYKVFDNTEIEVPLIIQLRLGFAEVENSCLLGKLIDYSTYVTGVLLRAYNQSCFGAKEEKAKIAIAKDENGLDAIFGLEGQKVAITGVTQMSECRATALDERIIVEANYTHPEIIASRSANKKLNADKHLYRSSRGSEPQLAFGLNYFFKMLTKRSKIMTYADSQQVTQDFEAKIINIHQSDLTEMIGEEIPKNKIIKILKQLGFGVNFAFEQDVINVKVPQFRSDVVNTQDICEEIVRIVGIDNITSKPFVFAEQLKINPPYLNFKKRQMYRHRAVSAGFFETLHFVFDDREKAGKFHLPLLNEGLDVANPITSELNTLRSSLLPNILNAVSNNLKFGKKRVALFEVGSVFDSERNESKKIAFVFSGENGIAEIANHGKPREIDFFAFASKIQSILGNFTLLPLSNVNGLCSPYEAARVLIDGVEAGYMARVNVQVEKELDLVRTYICELDFDALMYQRKIAKEYSKLPSSSRDLSLLVDAKMHYFELEQFITSIAPKALVKFAVIDRYVHESLGDKVSLTLKLQFQSMEKTFEEEEIASMVEEILAKIHEKFGISIR from the coding sequence ATGATAGTAACAAAACAGTGGTTAAATGAATGGATCGATCTTAGTGCGATTGATACCGATAAAATTTCTGTAGCGCTGAACGCCATTGGTCTTGAAGTCGATGGGCTCACCAAAATCCGAATGCCTGAAAATGTCGTTGTCGGCCATGTCATTTCGTGTGAAAAACACCCCAATGCCGATAAACTCAATGTCTGCCAAGTGGATGTGGGCGAAAGCATCCAACAGATTGTCTGTGGGGCTAAAAATGTCGCAGCGGGTCAAATGGTGGCTGTGGCGCTGATTGGTGCCATGCTTCCAGGTGATCTTAAAATCAAAAAAGCGAAACTGCGTGATGTCGAATCCTGCGGTATGATCTGCTCTTCAACAGAACTTGGTCTTCCAAAAATCAATGATGGCATTATGATTTTAGATGAGAGCATTGGAAAGCTTGAGCTCGGAAAACCTTTGTGCGAATATCCTCTCATCAATGATGATGTGATCGAAATTGGACTCACTCCAAACCGAGGCGATTGCCAAAGTGTTTATGGTGTTGCCAGAGATTTGAGCGTCTATTTTGATTTGGAAGTCAAAACATTGGGGCACAAAGAAGAAGAGGAAAACCAACCAGGGGTGGGTCGTGTGCTTCATCTGCATGGTAGCGAAGCACTCTCTGGTTCTTACATGTACAAAGTGTTTGACAACACCGAGATTGAAGTTCCGCTTATCATTCAACTGCGCTTAGGCTTTGCCGAGGTTGAGAACAGTTGTTTACTCGGTAAACTCATTGATTATTCTACCTATGTCACGGGTGTATTGCTTCGTGCGTACAACCAAAGTTGTTTTGGAGCCAAAGAGGAGAAAGCCAAGATTGCCATCGCTAAAGATGAAAATGGCTTGGATGCTATTTTCGGTCTTGAGGGTCAAAAAGTGGCGATTACGGGTGTGACACAGATGAGCGAGTGCAGAGCCACAGCACTGGATGAGCGCATTATTGTTGAAGCGAATTACACGCATCCTGAGATCATTGCATCACGCAGTGCCAACAAAAAATTAAATGCCGATAAACATCTTTACCGCTCTTCCAGAGGCAGTGAGCCGCAACTGGCTTTTGGTTTGAACTATTTCTTTAAAATGCTGACTAAACGCTCTAAAATCATGACGTATGCAGATTCCCAACAAGTCACACAAGATTTTGAAGCAAAAATTATCAATATTCACCAAAGTGATTTGACCGAAATGATTGGGGAAGAGATCCCTAAAAATAAGATTATTAAAATTTTAAAACAGTTAGGCTTTGGCGTTAACTTCGCGTTTGAGCAAGATGTCATTAATGTCAAAGTACCACAATTTCGATCGGATGTTGTGAATACACAAGATATTTGCGAAGAGATTGTACGTATTGTGGGCATTGATAATATCACCTCAAAACCTTTTGTCTTTGCTGAACAACTCAAAATCAATCCACCGTATTTGAACTTCAAAAAAAGACAAATGTACCGTCACCGTGCTGTTTCTGCAGGATTTTTTGAGACCTTGCATTTCGTTTTTGATGATCGTGAAAAGGCTGGAAAATTTCATTTACCGCTTTTAAATGAAGGACTGGATGTTGCCAATCCGATTACCAGTGAGCTTAACACGCTTCGCAGTTCGTTGTTACCCAATATCTTAAATGCGGTTTCCAATAACCTCAAATTTGGTAAAAAACGTGTGGCACTTTTTGAAGTGGGCAGTGTGTTTGACTCTGAGCGAAATGAGAGCAAAAAAATAGCGTTTGTGTTTAGTGGTGAGAATGGCATCGCTGAGATTGCAAATCACGGTAAACCTAGAGAGATTGACTTCTTTGCCTTTGCCAGTAAAATCCAGAGTATTTTAGGGAACTTTACCCTGCTTCCTTTAAGCAATGTCAATGGTCTGTGCAGTCCGTATGAAGCCGCTCGTGTGCTCATTGACGGTGTGGAAGCGGGTTACATGGCGCGTGTCAACGTGCAGGTTGAAAAAGAGCTTGATTTGGTACGTACGTACATTTGTGAGCTTGATTTTGATGCCTTGATGTATCAACGTAAAATTGCCAAAGAGTACTCAAAACTTCCCTCATCATCACGTGATCTCAGCTTGCTTGTCGATGCGAAGATGCACTATTTTGAGCTAGAGCAGTTTATCACGTCCATTGCTCCCAAAGCGTTGGTGAAATTTGCAGTCATTGATCGTTACGTGCATGAGAGTCTTGGCGATAAGGTCAGTTTGACGCTTAAACTTCAATTCCAATCGATGGAAAAGACTTTTGAAGAGGAAGAGATTGCTTCGATGGTTGAAGAAATTCTTGCAAAAATTCACGAAAAATTTGGAATTTCCATCCGATGA
- the aroA gene encoding 3-phosphoshikimate 1-carboxyvinyltransferase has product MKTLHVNPKGHFSFTTDQIASDKSISHRCAIFSLLSDQPSIIQNYLPAEDTLCTLSIVQSLGAQVEKADDGTLTITPPLSIVEPPLILDCGNSGTAIRLLMGFLSTCKGFFVLYGDKYLCSRPMRRVADPLREIGAKIDGRNNGNYAPLGIRGETLKAFHYESKIASAQVKSALILAALQADGISTFCEPELSRDHSERMLRGMGANVISEGLHVTIHPQSSPLKPLRMKVPNDPSSGFFFAVAAAINLGSSVTLHNMLLNPTRIEAYNVLKRMGAEVVFIEKKNVYESVGDIIITGKELHGVEVSENISWLIDELPALSIAFACAKGKSLVKNAQELRVKESDRISSVVKNLRLCGIDVEEFEDGYEVSGGALKSATINSFGDHRIAMSFAIAGTKIAMKIEDIECINTSFPNFIELLSQIGKVEQ; this is encoded by the coding sequence ATGAAAACCTTACATGTAAACCCAAAAGGACACTTTTCGTTTACAACCGATCAGATCGCCAGCGATAAGTCTATTTCGCATCGCTGCGCGATTTTCTCCCTCCTCAGTGATCAACCTTCCATCATTCAAAATTACCTGCCTGCGGAAGATACGTTGTGCACACTCAGCATTGTTCAATCCTTGGGTGCACAGGTTGAAAAAGCCGATGATGGCACACTCACAATTACGCCACCTCTTAGCATAGTGGAGCCGCCGCTCATTTTAGACTGCGGCAATTCGGGTACGGCGATACGCCTTTTGATGGGATTTCTCTCTACATGTAAAGGCTTTTTTGTCTTGTATGGAGATAAATATTTATGCTCCAGACCGATGCGTCGTGTCGCAGACCCACTGCGTGAGATTGGCGCGAAAATTGATGGCAGAAACAATGGTAATTATGCCCCTCTTGGCATTCGTGGTGAAACACTTAAAGCCTTTCATTACGAGAGTAAAATCGCCTCGGCACAAGTCAAAAGCGCGCTGATTTTAGCTGCCCTTCAAGCGGATGGTATCTCCACATTTTGTGAGCCCGAACTGAGTCGCGATCACAGCGAGCGCATGCTTCGTGGAATGGGTGCGAATGTTATTTCTGAGGGTTTACATGTAACAATCCATCCCCAATCTTCACCGCTGAAACCTTTACGTATGAAAGTACCCAATGACCCTTCCAGTGGCTTTTTCTTTGCTGTTGCGGCGGCGATCAATCTTGGAAGCTCTGTCACACTGCACAATATGCTCCTCAATCCTACACGCATCGAAGCCTACAATGTGCTGAAACGCATGGGCGCTGAAGTTGTGTTTATCGAAAAAAAGAACGTGTATGAGAGCGTGGGTGATATTATTATTACGGGCAAAGAATTGCATGGTGTTGAAGTGAGTGAAAACATCTCATGGTTAATTGATGAATTGCCAGCACTCTCCATTGCCTTTGCGTGCGCAAAAGGTAAAAGCCTTGTCAAAAATGCACAGGAACTGCGTGTCAAAGAGAGCGATCGTATCTCCAGCGTTGTCAAAAATCTTCGTTTGTGTGGCATCGATGTCGAAGAGTTTGAGGATGGCTATGAAGTCAGTGGCGGAGCGCTGAAGAGTGCCACGATTAACAGCTTTGGCGACCACCGCATTGCGATGAGTTTTGCGATTGCAGGAACGAAAATAGCGATGAAAATTGAAGATATTGAGTGCATTAACACCTCATTTCCCAATTTCATTGAGCTGTTGTCTCAGATAGGAAAGGTTGAGCAATGA
- a CDS encoding 4-hydroxy-3-methylbut-2-enyl diphosphate reductase: MKIKLAASYGFCFGVKRAIKIAENTKNASTIGPLIHNNEEINRLRENFNVKTLHHISEAEGVGKAIIRTHGIPKKDLETLLNSDVQVINATCPYVTKPQEICEKMSMEGYEIVIFGDADHPEVKGVESYAIHGAHVVQSVEELEKVRFKGNKIAVVSQTTRKISEFLEITNFLETRYKEVRVFNTICNATFENQDAARELAKEADVVIVIGGKNSSNTKQLHSICKEYCKDSFLVESEKDLDPSWFVGKTLCGVTAGASTPDWIIEKIVGKISEIKV; encoded by the coding sequence ATGAAAATCAAACTTGCTGCGAGTTATGGATTTTGTTTTGGTGTCAAACGTGCCATCAAAATTGCGGAAAACACCAAAAATGCTTCCACCATTGGACCGCTCATTCACAACAACGAAGAGATCAACCGTTTGCGTGAAAATTTCAATGTTAAAACCTTACACCATATCTCTGAAGCTGAGGGTGTGGGTAAAGCGATTATTCGCACCCATGGTATTCCTAAAAAAGACCTTGAAACGCTTCTGAACAGTGATGTTCAGGTTATTAATGCTACCTGCCCTTATGTGACAAAACCCCAAGAAATTTGTGAAAAAATGAGTATGGAAGGGTATGAGATTGTCATTTTTGGCGATGCCGATCATCCCGAAGTGAAGGGTGTTGAGAGCTACGCGATTCATGGAGCTCACGTGGTGCAAAGTGTCGAAGAGCTTGAAAAAGTGAGGTTTAAAGGCAATAAAATTGCCGTTGTTTCACAAACGACACGAAAAATCAGTGAATTTTTAGAAATCACCAATTTTTTAGAGACACGCTACAAAGAGGTGCGCGTCTTTAACACCATCTGCAACGCAACCTTTGAAAACCAAGATGCGGCGCGTGAGCTTGCCAAAGAAGCGGATGTCGTGATCGTTATCGGAGGAAAAAACTCGTCCAATACGAAGCAATTGCACAGCATTTGCAAAGAGTATTGTAAGGATAGTTTTCTAGTCGAGAGTGAAAAAGATTTAGATCCGAGTTGGTTCGTAGGAAAAACGCTTTGTGGCGTGACTGCGGGCGCTTCGACACCGGATTGGATTATCGAAAAAATAGTTGGAAAAATCAGCGAAATTAAAGTATAA
- a CDS encoding 30S ribosomal protein S1: MVNEANKAVHTDAVDEHEEMDFAAMLEESFKDSERDALINGVVVAIKEDVILVDVGKKSEGRLNASEVTDENGNITCKVGDVIAVVITGFRNERPAVSHKKALRKGHIKSFIAEYKEEDDVVLDVKITGKNKGGFIAENTEGIEFFLPRSQAAVKDMNALLGKSLKVKIIKIDTDTESIIISRKKFLDDERKKRKEIVQELIDRDEVVEGTIKKITTYGMFVDVGGIDGLVHYSEISYKGPVNPGTLYKEGEVIPVKAIKYDKDKRHLSLSVKAAMPDPWDEIKDELETGDSIQVTISNIEPYGAFVDLGNDIEGFLHISEISWDKNIKHPRDYIEEGQVVDVEVIEIDAKERRLRVSLKNVLPKPFDDFMKKFKVGDVVKGAITTITNFGAFVKIGGIEGLLHNEDASWDRNNKCKELFAVADEVEVKIVKIDEENEKVSLSKKELEDSPIQKYAKSHENGDIVHGKIRDIKEFGIFVELEENVDALIRKEDLGQVNEADLKIGDEIEAAITFIDDKKNRIRLSVRRLSKLKEREALKEINKEEKMTLGDILKDQLK, from the coding sequence ATGGTAAATGAGGCGAACAAAGCTGTTCATACTGACGCCGTAGACGAACATGAGGAGATGGATTTTGCGGCTATGCTGGAAGAGTCTTTCAAAGATTCTGAGAGAGATGCACTCATCAATGGTGTTGTTGTAGCGATCAAAGAAGATGTTATCTTAGTTGATGTGGGTAAGAAGTCTGAGGGACGTCTAAACGCATCTGAGGTTACAGACGAAAATGGTAACATAACATGCAAAGTGGGAGATGTCATCGCTGTAGTTATTACAGGATTCAGAAACGAAAGACCAGCGGTTTCGCACAAAAAGGCCCTTCGTAAAGGTCATATTAAATCATTTATCGCTGAATATAAAGAAGAAGACGATGTGGTTCTTGATGTTAAAATCACGGGTAAAAACAAAGGTGGATTTATCGCTGAGAACACTGAAGGTATTGAATTTTTCCTTCCACGTTCACAAGCAGCGGTCAAAGATATGAACGCACTTTTAGGTAAATCACTTAAAGTTAAAATCATTAAAATTGACACCGACACAGAATCTATCATCATTTCTCGCAAAAAATTCCTTGATGACGAGCGCAAAAAACGCAAAGAAATCGTTCAAGAGTTGATCGACCGTGACGAAGTGGTAGAGGGAACGATTAAAAAAATCACTACGTATGGTATGTTTGTTGATGTGGGTGGTATTGATGGTTTGGTTCACTACAGTGAGATCAGCTACAAAGGCCCTGTAAACCCTGGTACACTCTACAAAGAGGGTGAAGTCATTCCTGTTAAAGCGATCAAATACGACAAAGACAAACGTCATCTTTCTCTCTCCGTCAAAGCGGCGATGCCAGATCCTTGGGATGAGATCAAAGATGAATTAGAGACAGGCGATTCGATTCAAGTTACGATTAGCAATATTGAGCCATACGGTGCATTTGTTGATCTTGGTAATGACATCGAAGGTTTCCTTCATATCTCTGAGATTTCATGGGATAAAAACATCAAACACCCACGCGATTACATCGAAGAGGGACAAGTGGTTGATGTTGAAGTCATTGAAATTGATGCTAAAGAGAGACGTTTACGTGTTTCTTTGAAAAATGTTCTTCCAAAACCATTTGATGATTTTATGAAAAAATTCAAAGTCGGCGATGTGGTTAAAGGTGCTATTACGACCATTACAAACTTTGGTGCTTTTGTTAAAATCGGTGGAATCGAAGGTCTTTTACACAATGAAGATGCCTCTTGGGATCGTAATAACAAATGTAAAGAGCTTTTCGCTGTAGCGGATGAAGTTGAAGTGAAGATTGTTAAAATTGACGAAGAGAATGAAAAAGTATCTCTCAGCAAAAAAGAGCTTGAAGATAGCCCAATCCAAAAATACGCAAAATCACACGAGAACGGCGACATCGTTCATGGTAAAATCAGAGATATTAAAGAGTTTGGTATCTTTGTTGAGCTTGAAGAGAATGTTGACGCGTTGATTCGTAAAGAAGATTTGGGTCAAGTGAATGAAGCTGATCTTAAAATTGGTGATGAAATCGAAGCTGCCATTACCTTTATTGATGACAAGAAAAATCGCATTCGTCTCTCCGTAAGACGTCTTTCAAAACTGAAAGAGAGAGAAGCGCTTAAAGAGATCAATAAAGAAGAGAAGATGACACTTGGGGACATCCTTAAAGACCAATTGAAATAA
- the serA gene encoding phosphoglycerate dehydrogenase — MKQKKIIVCDAIHEKGFAILRAEKDIEVIDAVRLPKDELLKIIGESDVAITRSSTDVDEKFLNAATNLKAIVRAGVGVDNVDQDGCSRRGIIAMNVPTANTIAAVELTMAHLLGCARSFTNANNHLKIDRVWNREKWYGVELCAKRLGVIGFGNIGSRVAIRAKAFGMEVVAYDPYISASKVTDLGMTYTENFNDILSCDFITIHTPKNKETINIISHDEIAKMKDGVRLINCARGGLYNEDALVEGIKSGKIAFAGIDVFSKEPATNHPLLDLEHICVTPHLGANTLESQEKIAIQAAENAISAARGISYPNALNLPIKAEDIPAFVEPYLELVQKMGFLAAQLNRSAIKSIKLELEGEIGGYAKSLLTFGIVGSLKEANENKINYVNAEFVAKEKNIESKFEVAASSSGYKNKVTLVLTTEKDVVSISGTVFGEDEQRIVGINGFKFDFKPKGKMIIFKNNDVPGVIAHIATILAKEGINIADFRLGRGAHQFAMAVILVDTDIDKKIIAELTKLESCVWVEYAVL, encoded by the coding sequence ATGAAACAGAAGAAAATCATTGTATGCGATGCGATTCACGAAAAAGGTTTTGCAATCTTACGTGCTGAAAAAGATATCGAAGTTATTGACGCTGTGCGTTTGCCTAAAGATGAACTCCTCAAAATTATTGGCGAGAGTGATGTTGCGATTACACGAAGCTCTACCGATGTGGATGAAAAATTTTTAAACGCAGCCACAAACCTTAAAGCGATTGTAAGAGCAGGTGTTGGTGTTGACAACGTAGATCAAGATGGTTGTAGCAGACGTGGCATCATTGCGATGAACGTTCCAACCGCCAATACCATTGCTGCGGTTGAGCTTACGATGGCGCATCTTTTAGGCTGTGCACGAAGCTTTACCAACGCCAACAATCACCTCAAAATTGATCGTGTATGGAACCGCGAAAAATGGTACGGCGTTGAGTTGTGTGCGAAACGTCTTGGTGTCATTGGTTTTGGTAATATCGGTAGTCGTGTTGCGATTCGTGCCAAAGCCTTTGGCATGGAAGTGGTTGCGTATGATCCGTATATCTCTGCTTCCAAAGTGACCGATCTTGGCATGACCTATACTGAAAATTTCAATGACATTTTAAGCTGTGATTTTATTACGATTCATACTCCAAAAAACAAAGAGACGATTAATATCATTTCTCACGATGAAATCGCAAAGATGAAAGATGGTGTACGCCTCATCAACTGTGCGCGTGGTGGTCTTTACAATGAAGATGCATTAGTGGAAGGCATTAAAAGTGGCAAAATCGCTTTTGCGGGCATTGATGTTTTCTCCAAAGAGCCAGCAACCAACCATCCTTTATTGGATCTTGAGCATATTTGTGTGACCCCACACCTTGGTGCCAATACTTTGGAATCTCAAGAAAAAATCGCGATTCAAGCTGCAGAAAATGCGATCAGTGCGGCACGTGGCATTAGTTATCCTAATGCACTGAATCTTCCGATTAAAGCAGAAGATATTCCTGCTTTTGTTGAACCTTACTTAGAGCTTGTGCAAAAAATGGGCTTTTTAGCCGCACAATTGAACCGCTCAGCGATCAAATCCATTAAGCTTGAGCTTGAAGGAGAGATCGGTGGCTACGCTAAATCCCTCTTAACCTTTGGTATCGTAGGCTCTTTGAAAGAGGCGAATGAGAACAAAATCAACTATGTCAATGCTGAATTTGTTGCTAAAGAGAAAAATATTGAGAGTAAATTTGAAGTGGCTGCGAGTTCCAGTGGCTATAAAAACAAAGTCACACTTGTCTTAACCACTGAAAAAGATGTCGTCAGTATCAGCGGAACCGTTTTTGGCGAAGATGAGCAACGCATCGTGGGTATCAATGGCTTCAAGTTTGACTTTAAACCTAAAGGCAAAATGATTATCTTTAAAAACAATGACGTACCCGGGGTTATTGCCCATATCGCTACGATTTTAGCTAAAGAGGGCATTAACATCGCTGACTTTAGATTGGGTCGTGGTGCGCACCAATTTGCGATGGCAGTTATCTTGGTGGATACGGACATTGATAAAAAGATCATTGCAGAACTGACCAAACTGGAGTCATGCGTTTGGGTGGAATACGCTGTTTTATAG